The following proteins are encoded in a genomic region of Zea mays cultivar B73 chromosome 9, Zm-B73-REFERENCE-NAM-5.0, whole genome shotgun sequence:
- the LOC100275703 gene encoding putative RING zinc finger domain superfamily protein isoform X1 produces MDPTEPRWRINSSFSPPTSRRWDCRYSSDGLPHRVHDAPHDHPPYVSSLSSHSKGSRNAFGSDQYLSHHHSVSDGALSYFGSPADSLQAPRWTPSLQRFDLGEFSTPAGGSRPETSDYPQSSERPLTATSSFSSASPFSESSQLASSKSEACRMLEVGNAGRATPSDDSQASPLWRRSLASPDLKFHNAPNELGKMETSPEPNTSSRREGFRWSNASSYDFGYDGDAIDISDHISIESQRSPTSSARFLKCGLCERFLHQKSPWTSNRIVRNADMPVAAVLPCRHVFHADCLEESTAKTEVHEPPCPLCARATDDEGHVSFSEPLHVALRSARRNLLLGTGAGGNSGISDPPRTDRGLKRNNSAVMPRRSGGALFRNRFKKQFPFKARIGKELFGGRVLNKVGLSLSSGQHDDHRQQAPKHDRPMK; encoded by the exons ATGGATCCTACTGAGCCTCGTTGGCGCATAAACTCGAGCTTCTCTCCCCCAACATCAAGGAGATGGGACTGTCGTTATTCATCAGATGGATTGCCCCACAGAGTTCATGATGCTCCTCATGATCACCCACCTTATGTTTCATCATTGTCATCCCATAGCAAAGGAAGCAGAAATGCATTTGGCAGTGATCAGTACCTCAGTCACCATCATTCTGTGTCTGATGGAGCACTTTCTTATTTTGGGAGTCCAGCTGACAGCCTTCAGGCTCCACGCTGGACGCCCTCTCTTCAAAGATTTGATCTTGGTGAATTCTCTACCCCTGCAGGAG GATCAAGGCCAGAAACTTCTGACTATCCTCAGTCAAGTGAG AGGCCACTGACTGCCACAAGCAGTTTCAGTTCTGCATCCCCATTTTCAGAATCAAGCCAGTTAGCTTCATCTA AATCAGAAGCGTGCAGGATGCTTGAGGTTGGTAATGCCGGGCGAGCGACACCAAGTGATGACAGCCAAGCTTCTCCTCTGTGGCGTCGCAGCTTGGCGAGCCCAGATCTCAAGTTCCACAATGCACCGAATGAACTTGGGAAGATGGAAACCTCACCCGAACCGAACACAAGCTCAAGAAGGGAAGGGTTCAGATGGAGCAACGCCAGCAGTTATGACTTTGGATACGATGGAGATGCCATTGACATTTCAGATCATATCAGCATCGAGTCCCAGAGATCTCCCACGAGCTCAGCGAGGTTCCTGAAGTGTGGGCTGTGCGAGAGATTCCTGCACCAGAAATCACCCTGGACCTCGAACAGGattgttcgaaacgccgacatgccAGTGGCAGCAGTTCTGCCTTGCCGACATGTCTTCCACGCGGATTGCTTGGAGGAAAGCACTGCCAAGACAGAAGTCCATGAACCACCTTGCCCCCTGTGCGCGCGAGCCACTGACGATGAAGGGCACGTGTCGTTCTCAGAACCTCTGCATGTTGCCCTCCGATCTGCTCGCAGGAACCTTTTGTTGGGCACTGGTGCTGGTGGGAACAGCGGCATTTCTGACCCTCCTCGCACTGATCGTGGCTTGAAGAGGAACAACTCTGCAGTCATGCCTAGGCGCAGCGGCGGCGCATTGTTCCGCAATCGCTTCAAGAAACAGTTCCCCTTCAAAGCGAGGATCGGGAAGGAGCTCTTTGGCGGTAGGGTTCTCAACAAGGTTGGATTGTCTTTGTCTTCAGGTCAGCATGATGATCATCGACAGCAAGCGCCAAAGCATGACCGGCCCATGAAGTAG
- the LOC100275703 gene encoding putative RING zinc finger domain superfamily protein, producing the protein MDPTEPRWRINSSFSPPTSRRWDCRYSSDGLPHRVHDAPHDHPPYVSSLSSHSKGSRNAFGSDQYLSHHHSVSDGALSYFGSPADSLQAPRWTPSLQRFDLGEFSTPAGGSRPETSDYPQSSERPLTATSSFSSASPFSESSQLASSSKQPAPYLPRNHMGRRSFMSKPVYPLVFRNPVSESEACRMLEVGNAGRATPSDDSQASPLWRRSLASPDLKFHNAPNELGKMETSPEPNTSSRREGFRWSNASSYDFGYDGDAIDISDHISIESQRSPTSSARFLKCGLCERFLHQKSPWTSNRIVRNADMPVAAVLPCRHVFHADCLEESTAKTEVHEPPCPLCARATDDEGHVSFSEPLHVALRSARRNLLLGTGAGGNSGISDPPRTDRGLKRNNSAVMPRRSGGALFRNRFKKQFPFKARIGKELFGGRVLNKVGLSLSSGQHDDHRQQAPKHDRPMK; encoded by the exons ATGGATCCTACTGAGCCTCGTTGGCGCATAAACTCGAGCTTCTCTCCCCCAACATCAAGGAGATGGGACTGTCGTTATTCATCAGATGGATTGCCCCACAGAGTTCATGATGCTCCTCATGATCACCCACCTTATGTTTCATCATTGTCATCCCATAGCAAAGGAAGCAGAAATGCATTTGGCAGTGATCAGTACCTCAGTCACCATCATTCTGTGTCTGATGGAGCACTTTCTTATTTTGGGAGTCCAGCTGACAGCCTTCAGGCTCCACGCTGGACGCCCTCTCTTCAAAGATTTGATCTTGGTGAATTCTCTACCCCTGCAGGAG GATCAAGGCCAGAAACTTCTGACTATCCTCAGTCAAGTGAG AGGCCACTGACTGCCACAAGCAGTTTCAGTTCTGCATCCCCATTTTCAGAATCAAGCCAGTTAGCTTCATCTAGTAAACAACCAGCCCCATATCTACCTCGCAACCATATGGGCAGGCGGTCTTTCATGTCTAAACCAGTCTACCCACTTGTCTTCCGGAATCCTGTCTCAGAATCAGAAGCGTGCAGGATGCTTGAGGTTGGTAATGCCGGGCGAGCGACACCAAGTGATGACAGCCAAGCTTCTCCTCTGTGGCGTCGCAGCTTGGCGAGCCCAGATCTCAAGTTCCACAATGCACCGAATGAACTTGGGAAGATGGAAACCTCACCCGAACCGAACACAAGCTCAAGAAGGGAAGGGTTCAGATGGAGCAACGCCAGCAGTTATGACTTTGGATACGATGGAGATGCCATTGACATTTCAGATCATATCAGCATCGAGTCCCAGAGATCTCCCACGAGCTCAGCGAGGTTCCTGAAGTGTGGGCTGTGCGAGAGATTCCTGCACCAGAAATCACCCTGGACCTCGAACAGGattgttcgaaacgccgacatgccAGTGGCAGCAGTTCTGCCTTGCCGACATGTCTTCCACGCGGATTGCTTGGAGGAAAGCACTGCCAAGACAGAAGTCCATGAACCACCTTGCCCCCTGTGCGCGCGAGCCACTGACGATGAAGGGCACGTGTCGTTCTCAGAACCTCTGCATGTTGCCCTCCGATCTGCTCGCAGGAACCTTTTGTTGGGCACTGGTGCTGGTGGGAACAGCGGCATTTCTGACCCTCCTCGCACTGATCGTGGCTTGAAGAGGAACAACTCTGCAGTCATGCCTAGGCGCAGCGGCGGCGCATTGTTCCGCAATCGCTTCAAGAAACAGTTCCCCTTCAAAGCGAGGATCGGGAAGGAGCTCTTTGGCGGTAGGGTTCTCAACAAGGTTGGATTGTCTTTGTCTTCAGGTCAGCATGATGATCATCGACAGCAAGCGCCAAAGCATGACCGGCCCATGAAGTAG